The Pseudomonas sp. LFM046 region CCTTCCCGGCGCCTTGGTCGAAGTCTGGCAGGCCAACAGCGCCGGCCTGTACGACACTGAGAAGCCCGGCAACTTCACCGAGAACGAACGCTTCCACCTGCGGGGAATGCTCTATACCGACGAGCAGGGGCGGTACCGGATCGAGACGGTGGTGCCGGGGCGCTATCCCATCCCGCCGAACCTTCCCGGCCTGGAAAAGTACGCCGGAATGACACGGCCGGCGCATATCCACTTCCGGGTCATGGAGTCGCTGCACGTGCCGTTGACCATGCAGCTTTACTTCAAGGGAGACCCCTTCATCGCCAAGGACCCCTGGGCCGGGGAGAAGCCTTCCAACGTCATTACGCTGGAGCAGGACGGAAAGCTGCGTCGCGGCGTGTACGACTTCGTCCTCGC contains the following coding sequences:
- a CDS encoding twin-arginine translocation pathway signal protein; translation: MDKHRIPAAGRSISRRLFLRDSAVVLGGGLLAHPLFAATQGCRPTDGDILGPYYRFGVPFQARLAGPEEPGERLIVTGTVFSEDCKTPLPGALVEVWQANSAGLYDTEKPGNFTENERFHLRGMLYTDEQGRYRIETVVPGRYPIPPNLPGLEKYAGMTRPAHIHFRVMESLHVPLTMQLYFKGDPFIAKDPWAGEKPSNVITLEQDGKLRRGVYDFVLARGF